Genomic window (uncultured Hyphomonas sp.):
GGCGGCCGCCGCGAAGTCGGAAACCGAGCGGCGCAACGGGCCCCAGCCGGGCGAGTGGGCCGTGTTTGCCATGGGCAAGCTTGGCGGCAAGGAACTCACGGCGGGATCCGATCTCGACATCCTCGTCATCTATGATGCCGATCCGATGGAGGCGCAGACCTGGTACACGCGTTTCACGCAGCGCCTGATCACCGCGCTTTCGGCCCCGACGGCGGAAGGCGCGCTCTATGAGGTCGACATGCGCCTGCGCCCCTCCGGCCGGGCCGGGCCCGTGGCCGTCAGCCTGCCGGCCTTCACCTCCTATCAGAACAAGGATGCCTGGACCTGGGAGCATATGGCGCTGACCCGCCTGCGTCCGGTGACAGGCGACCCGGCACTCGGAAGCAAGGTGATGGAGATCGCAATCGACGCCATCACAAGCCGCGCGCAGACGAATGCCGCCTCCATCCCGGCCGACATCACCGACATGCGCCAGCGGCTTTATCGGGAAAAGCCGGGCAAGGGGCTGTGGGATCTCAAAACCGCTGCGGGCGGTCTGATCGATGTGGAATTCATTGTGCAGCAGGACATGCTGATGAGCGGCAGACCGGATGCGATCTGCGCCTCGACGCGGGATGCCATTGCCTATGCGAGCTTCAATGTCGAGGAGCGCCTGGTCCTTACCGAGGGGCTCAGCCTGCTGCAGGCGCTGCAACAGGTCCAGCGCGTCGCCATCGGGACCGAAACGCGGTCGGATGCGATGCCGGCCGGCTTGCGGGACCGGCTTTGCCGCGCGGTTGAAGCGGGCACGTTCCGGGATCTGGAAACTGAATTATCTTCCACAAAATCAAGCCTCCACCAGATCGCTGTGGAAAAACTGCACCTCGATGCGACGGAAAGCTGATCCTCCCCCGTTTTATGAACACTGGCTGCCCTGAACGAGCGGCAGTCCAATGAGAGGAGTTCCCCCTATGAAACGTATTTTTCTCGCGACAGCGTCCCTTGCTGCGGTGGCGATGGTCACCCTGCCTGCAATGGCTGGTCCGCGCGGTGGCCCCGGCAGTGGTCCGGGCATGATGAAAGACCGTATGGTCGAAATGATGGACACGGATGGTGACGGTCAGGTCTCTGACGCGGAAATCAAGGCACACAAAGCGGCGATGTTCGTGGCGATCGACACCAATGGTGACGGTCAGCTTTCGCAGGACGAATTGTCCGCGCACCACGACGTCATGCGCGCCCAGATGCAAGCACGGTTTGAGGAACGCCGCGGCGACCGCGTGGACTACATGTTTGAGCGGTATGACACCAACAAGGATGGGTCGATCACGCGTGATGAAGTGACGGCGGCCCAGGCGGCACGGGCGGCGGAATGGAAAGCAAAAAAAGCTGAACGCAAAGCCCAGTGGGCCGAGAAGGGCGCCCAGATGCAGGCCAAGCGGTTTGCGGACATGGACAAGGACGGCAATGGCACGATCAGCCAGGAAGAGTTCGAATCCGCGCCCATGGGTCACGGCCGGCGCGGTAAGTTCGGCCCGCCCGGCATGGATGACATGCCGCCCCCCCCGCCGCCGGTAGACGAATAAGAGATCGGGCTCAGGCCCGGTAGGGCGGCTCTGCACGCATTCAGCCGGCAAGATGTGTTGAATGCGTGCACCCGCGCCTTAACGGAGTAAGCTCGGTTCCGTGGCTTTCGTATCGGATCTCGACCAGATCACACGGGCGGCGGCGGGTGATCCGTCTGCCGTGGCGTGGCTGGTTGACCGGTACTCGCCCGGTGTTCTGGGCCTGGCGACGCGGATGCTCGGTGATCGGATGGAAGCAGAGGACGTGACACAGGAGACTTTTCTTCGCGCGTGGAAGGCGTTGCCGGGCTGGGAGCCGCGGGCAAAGTTTTCGACCTGGCTGCACCGGGTCGCGCTGAACCTCTGTTACGACATCCTGCGCAAACGGCGGGAATCCCTTCCCGGAGAATTGCCGGAGATGACGGACCCGGAATTAACCCCGCCTGAACGCCTGATGCAGACGGAACGCGTGAAAGCCATTGAAACGGCGATCGCCGCCCTGCCGGAGCGCCAGGCAGCTGCCTTGACGCTTTGTGCCCTGCAAGGACACTCTCAGGTCGAGGCGGCGGAAATAATGGAAACAAGTGAAGAAGCGCTGGAAAGCCTTCTGGCCCGCGCAAGGCGCAGCCTGAGAGCGACACTGGCCGAACGGAGCGTGGCATGAAGGACCGCAGGCACACACCCATCGTGTCGGATGAGCGCATCATCGCGCTGATCGAGGCGTACGGGTCAGATATTTCTGCCTATCCTGAGGCAGAACGGGGCGCTGCGGCGCGCCGGATGGCCGAAGCGCCGGGCGTGTTTGCCCAGGCGCTGGAGGAAGCCCGCCGTCTGGACGATGTCCTGAACCTTGTGCCTGAGGTCGACGTTCCTGCCTCCCTGCGGGACAGCCTGATTGCCGGCGCACCGAAGGCGGCGCGCACCGGACGGGCGAAAACCGGCTTCAGCAGGTTCCTGCCCGGTTGGCTGCCGGCCGGCGCGTTAGCTTCGCTGGCCATGGGTCTGCTGATCGGTGTGAACGTATCGCTACCTACTTCGGTGGCGAACGCCGAGACCAATGATGAAGCCGAGGCCGTTATGTATGCCGCGCTCGGCTTCGGAGACTACGAACTTATGACTGAGACCGAACAATGAGCGATGCGCCTGAAACATCCCGCCCGTGGCCGCGCTGGCTGATCGTTTCGCTGATGGCGAACATGATCCTGCTTGGCTTGCTGGCCGGTTTCCTTTTGCAGTCTGGTCCAACGGGGAAGCCTTATGGCGCGCCACCGGAACGGTCCTCCTGGGCCTCCCGTGATGACGGGAGCCGGGACATCATGAGGCGTGTGTTCCGGCAGGCGTTCAAGGCATCCGGCGAGGAACGTACAGCGCGTGCAGAGGCCCGTGCGCGTCTGGGAGAAGCGGTGGCGGCTGACCCATATGATGCCGATGCCGTCCGTGAGGCGTTCCGGGAATTGAGGGCGGCAGACGATACCGTCAATGAAGCGATGCATGAGGCCATGGTGGACCTTTTCGCCACGATGCCTGTGGACGAGCGCGCAAAGATGGCGCGCTTTCTGAAACACGGCCCGGGGGACAGACGGCCGGAGCGCCGGATGCGGCCCGACCGACCGGGCGGCCCTGGAGAGCGCGGTGCACCGCCGCCGCCTGACATGGAGCCCTGATCAGGGTTTCCTTTCGGCGCCCGCCGTTCCACAGTGGGGACAGAACGGGAGGGCCGAATGAGAGAATATGCCGACTATGATGGGCTGGGACTGGCGGAACTTGTCCGCAGCAAACAGGTCAGCGCTGCTGAATTGCTCGAAGCAGCTGCCACGCGCGCGGAAGCTGCGCAGGAGACGCTGAACTGCTTCAGCGCGCTCTATCCGGATCTTGCGAAAAGCCAGCTCGAAGGCGGGACCGGGGACGGGCCCTTTGCCGGCGTACCCTTCGTCACGAAAGACCTTGCCGTCGAAGTGAAAGGCGCGCCGCTGACCAATGGCTCGGTTGCATGGAAAGGCAATGTCGCCCAGCGGGATTCTGTTCTGACAGAACGTTACCGCAAGGCGGGCCTCATCTTCTTCGGCCAGACAACCACCCCCGAATACGGCCTGACCACCACGACCGAGTCCACGCTTTACGGCCAGACGCGGAACCCGTGGGACCTGACGCGCACCTCCGGTGGCTCGTCCGGCGGAGCCAGCGCAGCCGTGGCGGCAGGTGTGCTGCCCGTGGCGCAGGCCAGCGATGGCGGCGGCTCGATCCGTATTCCGGCGTCCTGTACGGGCCTCTTCGGCATCAAGCCCTCGCGGGGCCGTGTGCCGATGGGGCCGGGGCGGACGGAAGGCTGGAACGGCATGTCGACCGTGCACGCTGTGAGCCGCACCGTGCGCGACAGTGCTGCCCTGCTGGATGCCTGTCATGGCCGGGAGACCGGCAGCCGCTATGTCGCCCCGGCGCCGGACCGTCCGTATCTGGAGGAAGTTTCCCGCGGGCCCAGCAAGCTGCGCATTGCGCTGTGGAAGAAGGCGCCGAACGGCACGATGCCGGACGCCGATGCGGACGCAGGCCTCATGGCGACCGCGAAATTGCTGGAAGAGCTTGGCCATGAAGTCGTCGAGACCGGACCGGAATTTGATGGCGAGCTGCTCGCCAAATACGCTCTGTTCACGATCTCCGCGAACGTCGCCGCCGCCTTCGACGACCGCTCCGAGATGCTGGGCCGGCCAGTGCGCGAGGATGAGATGGAGCCGATCACGGCGTCCATGGTTGCGCTAGGCCGGACGGTCCCGATGGTGGAACTCGCCAAGGCCAACAACCTCTTCAATTCGGCCGCGATCGACTATGAGCAGTTCCTGATCGATGGCGGGTTTGATCTGACGCTCTCGCCAGTCACGCACCGCGCGCCCGACAAGCTGGGCACCATGTCCCTTGCGCAGGACGGTGAAGCGATGGGCAAGGCGATTGCCGGCTTTGGCGCGCATTGTCCGATCTTCAACCAGACCGGCTGCCCGGCCATGTCCGTGCCGTTGCACTGGACCGAGGCGACCGATGAGGCGCCAGGCGGCCTGCCGATTGGCATGATGTTTGGCGGACGGCTCGGATCTGAAAGTCTTATGTTCCGTCTGGCTGGACAATTGGAACAGGCCCGGCCATGGGCAGGCAAACGCCCGCCGCACTGGGTGGGCTGAACCAGACGGACGAAAGACGATGAGCGAGCTGAAGACCCATTCCGGCGGTTGCCATTGCGGCGCGGTGCGGTGGGAGGTCGACCTGCCGGACGCGTTCGAGGTGGAAGACTGCAACTGCTCCATGTGCGCGATGTCGGGCAACATCCACATCATCGTCCCGTCGAGCCGCTTCCGCCTGCTGCAGGGGAATGACAATCTTGCCGAGTACACGTTCAACACGGGCGTGGCCAAACACCTGTTCTGCAAGACCTGCGGGGTGAAGAGTTTCTACATCCCGCGCTCCAACCCTGACGGCGTGGCCGTCACCTGGCGGTGCATCGATGACTGGCAGGACCTGAACGCGACCGTGAACAGGTTCGACGGGCAGAACTGGGAACAGCACGCCCACACGCTGGCGCACAAGTCGAAGGGCTGAGCCGTCAGTCCGCCATGTCGAGGATGCGGTGCATCTCCTCGTCGGACCAGCCGAAATGGTGGCCGTATTCGTGGATGGTGACGTGGGCCACCAGTTCGTCCAGCGTCACGTCCCCCCGCGCGGCCCATTCGAACAGGATTGGCAGGCGGTAGAGATAGACCAGCGGCGTCTGCATCGACGGATGCGTCACGCTCTCATGGATCAGCGGCACGCCGGAATAGAGCCCGCTCAGCTCCAGCGCATCGTCAATCTTCATCTCGTCGAGGATCTCATCCTCGGCATAGTCTTCCACGATGATGCGGACCGCGCCAGCAGCCGCCTGCATATGCTGAGGCAGGCGGGCGATACAGGCTTCGGCGAGGGCGAGAATGTCCTCCGCCGTCGGAGCGGTCTGGTCCAGCAGGCTCACGTGAGCTGCACGGCCGTGCCGGAGACCGCCACCATCATCATCGAACCCGACTGGCCGATGACGGTATAGTCAAACTTGGCACCGACAATGGCATTCCCGCCAAGCTTCCGGGCTTCTTCCATCATCTCGGCCATCGCGTCGTCGCGCGTCTCGCGCAGCGTGCTTTCATAAGCGTTGGACCGTCCGCCGACGATATTGGTGAAGCTGGCCAGGATATCCTTGCCAAGGTGCGCCCCGATCACGACCTCGCCGCAGACGACGCCGAGATATTTCGTGATCTCATGGCCCTGAACCGTGGGCGTTGTGGTGACGAGCATGGGTGGCAATCCTTTTGTGTTATCGAATAACGATATATTTGGGGAGGGGCGCCCAGCGTTTCAAGAGGCTTTTTCGAAGACCAGCGCGGTCCATTCAACACCCCGGGCCTTGTTTTCAGACATGATGGAGTTTCTGCGGACATGGCTGACGGGGCGGAGGCCATAAGGCGCGGCGAGGGCGATGGTTTCTTCGCCTGTCACGTCGAACATGCGGCGTCCTTCCGGTATGGGCCCGTGGCGCAGGCTCATGAACAGCCGGCCGACCGGCGCCAGAAGTGCAGCAACGCGCTCCATGCCGGTGGCGCGTTCATCCGCTGTCAGGTGCATCCAGACGGCATTCATCATCACCATGCCGAACACTTCCGCGCGGGCACGTGTGTTCACCAGTTCCGGCAGGCTGTCTTCCAGCCATGTGATCTGAGGCTCCGGATGAAGCTTCGCCGCCCGCAGGCGCATCGCCGCGACAGGTTCCACCGCCAGAACGGAATGCCCCAGCGAGGCGAGCCAGGCCGCATCGCGCCCGGTGCCTGCGCCGATGTCCAGCGTTCGCACCGGTGGCGCCGGAAACAGATGCCGCCAATGCGCATGCGTCTCTGGCGCCGACAGCGCCTCATAGCGCACGAACAGATCGTCCGCTTCTTCGGCGTATCCGGAAGTCGAGGTCAGCTCAGCCATGGGGGAAGCCTATCAGAAGGCTCCACTCCGGCAATCGGATCGTACTACTCCGCCGCCGTCTTCGCGCCGTCGTCGCCTCCGGTCAGGATCTCCAGCATCTTCAGGGCGCTGTCGGCGATGACGGTGCCGGGCGGGAAGATGGCGGAGGCGCCGGCGGCGTAGAGCGCGTCGAAGTCCTGCGGCGGGATCACGCCGCCCACGATGATGCGGGCGTTGGCTGCGCCTTCATTGCCGAGCGCGCGCTTCAGTTCCGGCACCAGCGTCAGGTGGCCTGCCGCGAGTGAGGAGGCGGCGACAATGTCGACCCCGGCTTCGCGCGCATCGGCGGCAGCTTCTTCCGGCGTCTGGAACAGCGGGCCAATCACAACATCCCAGCCAAGGTCCATGAGTGCGGAGGCGACGACCTTCTGTCCGCGGTCGTGACCGTCCTGGCCCATCTTGGCGATGTAGACTTTCGGCTTGCGGCCGTTCTGCTTCTCGAAGGCTTCGGCGAGGCTGAGGGCTTCGTCAGCCTTTTCCGTGCCTTTCACGCCGCCGCCATAGACGCCCTTGATGGAGCGGATGACGGCCTGGTGGCGGCCCTGGCTGCGTTCGACGGCTTCGGAGATTTCGCCCACGGTCGCCTTGGCCCGCGCGGCGTCCACGGCGAGGGCGAGGAGGTTGCCCTCGGTGCCAGCGGCGGCCTCGGCAATCGCGTCCAGCTTCGCCTGCACTTCGGCTTCGTCGCGTTCGGACTTCAGGCGCGCCAGCTTGTCCAGCTGCATCTTGCGCACGGCGGCATTGTCGACCTTCAGCACCGGCACGTCTTCGTCTTCGTCCAGCAGGAACTTGTTCACGCCGACCACGGTCTGCGTGCCGCTGTCGATGCGCGCCTGCGTGTTCGCGGCGGCTTCCTCGATACGCAGCTTCGGCAGGCCTTCCTCGATGGCTTTCGCCATGCCGCCCATTTTTTCGACTTCCTCGATATGGGCGAGGGCCTTGGCGGCGAGATCGTGCGTCAGGCGTTCGACATAATAGGAGCCGCCCCACATATCGACCGTCTGGCAGGCGCCGGCTTCCTGCTGCAGGAAGAGCTGCGTATTCCGGCTGATGCGGGCGGAGAAGTCCGTCGGCAGGGCGAGCGCCTCGTCGAAGCTGTTCGTGTGCAGCGACTGCGTCTGCCCGCCCGTGGCCGCGATGGCCTCAAGACAGGTGCGGATGACGTTGTTGTAAACGTCCTGCGCGGTCAGTGACCAGCCGGAGGTCTGCGAGTGCGTCCGCAGGCTGAGCGATTTCGGGTTCTTCGGATTGAAGTTCTCTTTGACGAGCTTCGCCCAGAGCAGGCGCGCGGCCCGCATCTTGGCGACTTCCATGAACGTGTTCATGCCGATCGCCCAGAAGAAGGAGAGGCGCGGCGCGAACGCGTCCACGTCGAGGCCCGCTGCCACACCGGCGCGGATATATTCGATGCCGTCGGCCAGCGTGTAGGCCAGCTCCAGGTCCGCCGAAGCGCCCGCTTCCTGCATGTGATAGCCGGAGATCGAGATCGAGTTGAACTTCGGCATGTTCTGCGAGGTGTAGGCGAAGATATCCGAAATGATCCGCATCGACGGCTTGGGCGGATAGATATAGGTGTTCCGCACCATGAACTCTTTGAGGATGTCGTTCTGAATCGTCCCGGCCAGTTTTTCCGGCCCGACGCCCTGTTCCTCAGCCGCCACGATATAGAGCGCGAGGATCGGCAGAACGGCGCCGTTCATCGTCATCGAGACGGACATCTTGTCCAGCGGGATGCCGGAGAAGAGGGTGCGCATGTCATAGATGGAGTCGATGGCGACGCCCGCCATGCCGACATCGCCCGACACGCGGACGTGATCGGAGTCGTAGCCGCGGTGTGTGGCGAGGTCGAAGGCGACCGACAGGCCTTTCTGGCCAGCGGCGAGGTTGCGGCGATAGAAGGCGTTGGAGTCTTCAGCTGTCGAGAAGCCCGCATACTGACGAACTGTCCAGGGCTGGTTCGTGTACATGGTCGGGTAAGGGCCACGGCCGAACGGGGCAAGGCCGGGGAAATCGTCCAGATAGTCCAGCCCGGCGCGGTCCGCCTCGGTGTAGGCCGTTTTCACTTCGACGCCTTCCGGGGTTTCCCAGGCCTCGCCAAGCTTTGGCGCGGTGGCTTTCGCATGGGGCGTGCCCAGGTCGAGTTTCGTGAAGTCGGGGAAATCGGTCATTTGGACGTCTCCAGATTCGCCGTCCATTCGGGGGTCGGCTGTTTCAGGATGAGTGTTTCGCTGGAGGTGGCAACGTAAGGCTTGCCGCTCTGGTCGATGGCGCCGAACAGATAGTCCTTGCGGTCAGCAGACCATTGGGCCTGCAGGATGATGACGGAGATCCGGTCGCCATTGGCGCGGGTCAGCACGGCCGGCAGCGGGCACTCGACCGGCGCGACACTGTCAGCGCCTGATCCGGCCGTCGCGAAGATGGCGCGGTTTTCCCGCACATCCCGCTCGACTGCCGGGCGACCCTTCACGCACGGATGGTGTTCCCAGTTGTCGAGAGTGAATTCCAGCATCATGGCGATCACAGCCCCAATTCGGCGTGGGCGAGTTTCAGGGTATGCAGCACGTCGCAGCCCATGAAGATGTTCGAGTCGATGCCATCGCCTTCATGCTTGCCGGCGATCCAGACATGCTGCGCGCCGGCCTCTTTCAGGGCCTTGGCGGCAGCGTCTGCCTCGTCGGCATAACGGGCGTCGGCGCCGCAGATGCAGGCGATGCGCAGGCCGGACGCCTTGAACGCGGCGGCGATCTCTGCGGCATCCTTCGGCGGCACTGGTGGTTCCTTGGCGGCGAGGCCGCCAGCCGCAAACAGGTTGCGGGCAAAGTCTGCGCGGGCCGTGTATTCGGCGAGGGGGCCGAGCGTCGCGAGGAAGATTGCCGGCTGTTTCGCAGCGGCGGCTGCCTTGTCGCGCAGGGCTTCGAAGTCCGCGCCGAGGTGGATCGGCGTGAGCGGTTCGGCTGTGGCATCGTCGCCCGTGGCGGGCGGCAGGTCCGGCACCAGCGCCTGCAGGGCTTCGTCCGTCAGTTCCGCGCCGGACCGCAGGTGCGGGGCATCGGCCACCGGGGCGGCGATCTCGTCCAGCAGGGGGAATTCGGAAACGCCCGTGACCGGGATCTTGCGTTTGGCGATGTCCTTGGCCCGGGCGTCGCACGTCGCTTTCACGCGGCCCTGGAAGGCTCCGGACATGAGGGAGGCTGCATAGCCGCCTTCGCTTTCGATTTTCTGGAATTCGGCCCAGGCTGCTTCGGCCAGTTCGTTTGCGAACGTCTCGGTGAACCAGGCGCCGCCCGTCGGATCTGCCACGCGGCCGAGTTGGCTTTCTTCCATGGCGATCAGCTGGGTATTGCGCGCGATACGGCGGCCGAGCTCTTCCGGCGTGCCCAGCGGCTCGTTGAAGGCGCGGATGGTCAGGATGTCTGCGCCGCCGACGGCACCGGCAAAGGCGGCCGCCGTGTTGCGAAGCATGTTGGTCCAGGCGTCATAGCGCGTCAGCATGCGGGCGGAGCTGTAGCCTTGAAGGCGCATTGGCTTCGCGGTCAGGCCGAGGGCTTCTTCCACCCGGGCCCACAACCGGCGCGCGGCGCGCAGCTTCGCAACGCCGATGCCGTAATTGGCGTCGAGGGCGAGGCAGAAGATCGTCTTCGCGGCCACGTCTGCGGCGTCCATGTGCGGCGCCAGGCGGCGCAGCGTGTCGACCGCAGAGGCGATCAGCGCGGCCAGTTCCTGCGCTTCCGATCCGCCGGCCTCGTGCACGGCGCGGGCGTCGATGCGAAACAGGTTCGCGGCCGGGTATTTCCCGGCCAGCACTTTGGCGAGTGCGCCTGCCTCGGCAAAGGCCGCGTCGAGCCCGCCAGCGAGCGTGCCGGTGCGGGCGAGGGCACCCAGCGGGTCCATGTTGAAGTCGAGTTTGGCGTCAGCCTTGTTGCGGGCCCATTCGGCCAGGAAGGCGGCTTCGCGCGTGCCGGAAGTCATGACCGGGTCAAGCGCAACGCCGGCAATGGCCGCGTCGACGCCGTTCAGGGCAATGTCATAGTCCGGCATAGTCATGGCCTGGACACCGTTATGTCCGGTCGGATCGACGCAGAGTTCGACCGAACTCACGCCGCGTTCCAGGTCACGCAGAACCTCGCTATGCGTGTGCGAGGGGGACGCGTGCGTGAAGGCCTGGCGGATGTCCCAGGGCAGCCACTTGTCCGGCGCCGCTGTCGGTCCGCGCAGATAAGGCGCCTCGCCGGGCGTGCCCAGCGGGTCCTCCGAAGCGGGGAAATCGCTCTCACGATAGAGCGGGCGAATCTTCAGCCCGTCCGCCGTGGTGCGGGTGATTGCATCAATGCCACGGCCCTTGAGGGCCTTTTCGACCGAGGCCATCCATTCGGCTTCGGTGGCGTCGGGAAAAGTGCTGGAAAGCGGGAGGATATCGTCTGCCATGATGGGTCCGTTTATTGGCGGAAAGAATTGCAAAAGGGAACCACTTACTTGGCGGCATTCCGTAGCGGCCCGGAACGAGTTGACGCAAGCCTCGTTTAATGCGATTGAGAATTATTCGCAAAAAGGAGATTCCCATGACACAAGCACGCGCGGTTCTGAGGCTCGTTTCCTGCGAAAACCCCGAAAATACAGGCGATTCCGGCGCCCCTGAAACTGGCGCACGCCGGGCCGAAGCACGGCATCGAGGAAGTGCGGACCATCGTCCGGCGGACACTTCCTGCCCGTGCGGGCCGCTGCAAGGCGAGGGCGATGCAGCGCGCGGCGTGCGTCAGGACCTTCTGAAGGAGTGGATGGGGTCTCACACCCGAATCCTCGGCCTCTGGCTCGACAGGCTCCTGGAGGAAGGTGACGACGCCGACCTCGTTTCCATGATTCACCGCCAGCACGCCTGGCTGTCCATGATGCAGGCCCGGATGGAGCGCGGCTGACCTCACGTCCGGCTTGCGGCACTCCCGCTCGGCAGGTTTAGTTCCCGGCAGAACACACCGGGAGGAAAACCATGAGACTGAAAGCCCCGCGCATCGCGCCCCTTACAGATGCCGACATCACTGATGAACAGCGCAAATTGCTCGGTCCGCGCTTTGCCGGGACGACCTACAATGTCTTCCGCACGCTGGCGAGCGACCCGGCGGCGTACAAGGCCTTCATGCACTGGGGCGGGTACATCCTGTCAGACAAGAACGACCTCAGCGAACGAGACCGTGAACTCGTCATCCTGCGCACCGGTTATAACTGGAAAGCGGGCTATGAATGGGCCCAGCATGAGCGGATCGGCTTGCGGTGCGGTCTGACGCCGGAAGAAATTGCACGGATCAAGCAGGGCCCGGATGCGCCCGGCTGGAGTGCAAACGACAAGGCGCTGCTTCAGGCCACCGACGAACTGACATCCGACAGTTTCATTACCGACGAGACCTGGGCTGCGCTGTCCGGCTTCAGCAAGAAGCAGAAGATGGATCTGGTCATGACGGTTGGCCAGTACACGCAGGTCTCCATGATGCTGAACTCTTTCGGCGTGCAGCTGGACGATGACCTGACCCTCGACCCGGACCTTGCCAAATGAGCCTTGGCGATGTGACCGGCCGTCTGTCTGGCAAGGTCGCCATCATTACCGGCGCAGGCCAGACGCCGGGGGAGATGGTCGGCAATGGCAAGGCGATTGCGCTGCTCTTTGCGCAAGCCGGGGCGAGCGTCCTGTGCGTAGACCAGGACAAGGACCGCGCAGAAGCGACCGTGTCTGAGATTACCAGGGCGGGCGGCAAAGCGCAGTTTTTCGCTGCAGATGTCAGCGACCCGCAGGGCGCCGCTGCGATTGCGGAGGCTTCTGAAG
Coding sequences:
- a CDS encoding carboxymuconolactone decarboxylase family protein, coding for MRLKAPRIAPLTDADITDEQRKLLGPRFAGTTYNVFRTLASDPAAYKAFMHWGGYILSDKNDLSERDRELVILRTGYNWKAGYEWAQHERIGLRCGLTPEEIARIKQGPDAPGWSANDKALLQATDELTSDSFITDETWAALSGFSKKQKMDLVMTVGQYTQVSMMLNSFGVQLDDDLTLDPDLAK